Proteins co-encoded in one Parascardovia denticolens DSM 10105 = JCM 12538 genomic window:
- a CDS encoding heavy metal translocating P-type ATPase produces MMARIKHLLESYRNMVITLGAGLVSLILWGIGKASGQGGFVTASIVVIAALSIYIAFIILGNIMTSLKSGNVGTDMLAIIALISTLATAQFPAAWILCVMVCTGDVIETFAEHRARKSVSALAAAAPMTANVIFEPYDSPSDALTKQWKTVGVKNVRIGDTLLVRPGETVPADGQLLTDAAELNVSMINGEPLPQQALAGDKLLSGSINGESSLAMRVTAAPQDSQYQKIIDLVASAQASKAPVVRLADRISVPFTIASLLIGIISWIVTKDATRFTQVMVLATPCPLLIAAPVAFIGGTNQLAKAHVIIKNQAIIESLTHVTHVFFDKTGTLTTTQPQVTAIHLLPEWEKAQEARLALAESPNQPGPSSRPAPSSRTGERLDSSWIIQAAGAVEAYSLHILAKGIIAAGRAEAAKEGQSSLRRFVAQDVSESSGKGLSAMVDGHQVKVGRLAFVDPALTHSPGFFPALKADEMATYISVDGALAARLTLRDVPRSNARKVIGELLADGVRHVTMLTGDRPQSTAVVAQEVGISDVRAALLPQDKYNAVRFAREADSSTDKQVTTMMVGDGVNDAPVLAAADVSVAMTDGSSTAAAQTAKVVIMSNDLEGLNTAIAISRRTVRIMLQAVLGGIIAALIGMMLAAFGLIPTIVGALLQELIDATSILWALRAAFDRKA; encoded by the coding sequence ATGATGGCGCGGATAAAGCACCTTTTGGAATCGTATAGGAATATGGTCATCACCCTGGGGGCGGGGCTGGTGAGCCTTATCCTATGGGGCATTGGCAAGGCGTCCGGGCAAGGCGGTTTCGTGACCGCTTCCATCGTCGTCATCGCCGCCTTGTCCATATACATAGCCTTCATCATCCTGGGCAACATCATGACCAGCCTCAAATCAGGGAACGTGGGCACCGACATGCTGGCCATCATCGCCTTGATTTCCACTTTGGCGACCGCGCAATTCCCCGCTGCCTGGATCTTGTGCGTCATGGTCTGCACGGGGGACGTGATCGAGACCTTCGCCGAGCACAGGGCCAGAAAGAGCGTCTCCGCCTTGGCGGCCGCGGCCCCCATGACCGCCAACGTCATCTTCGAACCTTATGACAGCCCTTCCGACGCCTTGACCAAACAGTGGAAGACGGTAGGGGTGAAGAACGTCCGCATAGGCGACACCCTTCTGGTCCGTCCGGGGGAGACGGTCCCAGCCGATGGCCAGCTCCTGACCGACGCCGCCGAGCTCAACGTGTCCATGATCAACGGCGAACCTTTGCCCCAGCAGGCCCTGGCGGGGGACAAGCTCCTGTCAGGGTCCATCAACGGCGAATCCTCCCTGGCCATGCGGGTGACGGCCGCTCCGCAGGATTCCCAATACCAGAAGATCATCGACCTAGTGGCTTCGGCCCAGGCGTCCAAGGCCCCCGTCGTCCGCCTGGCCGACCGCATCTCCGTGCCTTTCACCATCGCCTCCCTGCTGATCGGCATCATCTCCTGGATCGTCACCAAAGACGCCACCCGTTTCACCCAGGTCATGGTTCTGGCCACGCCTTGCCCCCTGCTCATCGCGGCCCCGGTCGCCTTCATCGGTGGGACCAACCAGCTGGCCAAGGCGCACGTCATCATCAAGAACCAGGCCATCATCGAAAGCCTGACCCACGTCACCCATGTTTTCTTCGACAAGACCGGCACCCTGACCACCACACAGCCCCAGGTGACGGCCATCCACCTGTTGCCCGAATGGGAGAAAGCCCAGGAGGCCCGGCTCGCATTGGCCGAGTCGCCCAATCAGCCAGGCCCATCCTCCCGACCAGCCCCCTCCTCGCGGACGGGGGAGAGGCTGGACTCCTCCTGGATCATCCAGGCGGCCGGGGCTGTGGAGGCGTACTCCTTGCATATCCTGGCCAAGGGCATCATCGCCGCCGGCCGGGCGGAAGCGGCCAAAGAGGGCCAGTCCTCCCTGCGTCGTTTCGTGGCTCAGGACGTGAGTGAGTCCTCAGGGAAGGGTTTGAGCGCCATGGTGGACGGCCACCAGGTGAAGGTCGGGCGTCTGGCCTTCGTGGACCCGGCCCTCACTCACAGCCCTGGTTTTTTCCCCGCCCTCAAGGCCGATGAGATGGCCACTTATATCTCCGTCGACGGGGCCCTGGCGGCACGGCTGACTTTGCGCGACGTGCCCCGGTCCAACGCCAGGAAGGTGATTGGGGAGCTCCTTGCCGATGGGGTCAGGCATGTGACCATGCTCACCGGGGACCGGCCTCAATCCACTGCCGTGGTGGCCCAGGAGGTAGGCATTTCCGATGTCCGGGCCGCCCTCTTGCCTCAAGACAAGTACAACGCCGTCCGCTTCGCCAGGGAGGCCGATTCCTCCACCGATAAACAGGTGACCACCATGATGGTGGGCGACGGGGTGAACGACGCCCCTGTCCTGGCCGCCGCCGACGTGAGCGTGGCCATGACCGACGGTTCGTCCACGGCAGCGGCCCAAACCGCGAAAGTGGTCATCATGAGCAACGACCTGGAAGGGCTGAACACAGCCATCGCCATCTCCCGCCGGACCGTGCGCATCATGCTGCAGGCCGTCTTGGGGGGCATCATCGCGGCTTTGATTGGCATGATGCTGGCCGCTTTCGGCCTGATTCCCACCATCGTCGGCGCTCTTTTGCAGGAGCTGATCGACGCCACCAGCATCCTTTGGGCCTTGCGGGCCGCCTTCGACAGGAAGGCGTGA
- the nrdG gene encoding anaerobic ribonucleoside-triphosphate reductase activating protein, producing the protein MPASRRSAHRDFAAGEEGRGPSVPSPLTNNPKAGQWDGRKMTRNMIADYKRFVVTDGEGIRCSLYVSGCPFHCDECYNSSIWDFLAGHEYTQELEDQIIKDLGLNYVQGLTLLGGEPLLNTPMLLSLTNRIRKEYGKSKDIWCWTGYTWEELMRPGETEDKMALLKNIDILVDGRYIKTLHNSLLQFRGSSNQRIIDVPRSLESGEIVTWAKLHDQERFIPEMYGKDRDAADNTENRE; encoded by the coding sequence ATGCCCGCGTCCCGACGCAGCGCCCACCGGGACTTCGCCGCGGGAGAGGAAGGGCGGGGACCGAGCGTCCCCAGTCCGTTGACGAATAATCCCAAAGCCGGGCAATGGGACGGGCGCAAGATGACCCGCAACATGATCGCCGATTACAAACGCTTCGTCGTCACCGATGGGGAGGGAATCCGCTGCTCCCTTTACGTCAGTGGCTGCCCTTTCCATTGCGATGAATGTTACAACTCGTCCATTTGGGATTTCTTGGCCGGTCATGAATACACGCAGGAATTGGAAGACCAGATCATCAAAGACCTGGGCCTGAATTATGTTCAAGGCTTGACCCTCCTGGGAGGGGAGCCCCTCCTGAACACCCCCATGCTCCTGTCCCTGACCAACCGAATCCGCAAGGAATACGGGAAGAGCAAGGACATCTGGTGCTGGACCGGTTACACCTGGGAAGAACTTATGCGTCCCGGCGAGACCGAAGACAAGATGGCCCTCCTGAAGAACATCGACATCCTGGTGGATGGTCGTTACATCAAGACTTTGCACAACAGTCTCCTCCAATTCCGAGGTTCCAGCAACCAGCGCATCATTGACGTGCCCCGATCCCTGGAAAGCGGGGAGATCGTCACCTGGGCGAAGCTGCATGATCAGGAGCGCTTCATCCCCGAGATGTATGGCAAGGACAGGGATGCGGCCGACAACACAGAGAACCGGGAGTAG
- the nrdD gene encoding anaerobic ribonucleoside-triphosphate reductase has protein sequence MEQLVADAAVRTHDVDETIKVEKRDGRIVPFDRVNIIHAIEGSFKGSHVEVGPEEERLIEQMAQRVESAVTGRYNGPVRIDDIQSLVEHELVNEHLYDIAKAYTSYRLDKDIKRAKASDVNEAIKKLINKDESLVRENANKDSNVYATQRDLLAGTVSKASAMKMLPADVANAHMKGDIHFHDADYSPFTPMTNCSLPDFGDMLRNGFELGNAMMDSPKSIGTAATQITQIIKDIAGSQYGGQTVNRADEMLAEYAQLDYQKHLDMAEAVFPDDEDLDIAHTVLAGFKAREPKWLHFENRAPLPMDEPFHDDVDKLQQIREIYAKIMTRKSIYDAMQTMEYQINSNRVSNGQTPFVTVGFGLGTDWFAREIQRAIFLIRIRGLGKDRHTAIFPKLVYTIKHGLNDKPGTPNYDMKEMALECSTKRMYPDIVFYENIVKITGSFKAPMGCRSFLQGWIDPTTGEDVEDSRLNLGVVTVNVPRIALESHGDKDRFWKLFDQRMEVAHEALQFRIKRCKEATPINAPTLFEHGAFGRLKPTDNVDVLFRNSRATISLGYIGLYETTAMFYGKDWMTDHSWDEEGKEFALEVVRRMHNLCADWEKAEGYHYSVYSTPAESLTDRFARMDKEKFGSVEGVTDHDFYTNSFHYPVWLRPTPMEKLSYERDFPYLANGGFINYCEFPSLQQNPKALETVWDYAHSIGIGYLGTNTPIDHCFECGFEGDFEPTENGFKCPECGNADPEKCNVTKRTCGYLGNPVQRPMVHGRHEEIAHRVKHMAGETGHVTLSDGTAKEWWDDAK, from the coding sequence ATGGAACAGCTGGTAGCAGACGCAGCCGTCAGGACTCATGACGTAGACGAAACCATCAAGGTGGAGAAGCGCGACGGTCGCATTGTTCCTTTTGACCGCGTGAACATCATCCACGCCATCGAGGGCTCTTTCAAAGGTTCCCATGTGGAGGTCGGGCCCGAAGAAGAGCGCCTGATCGAGCAGATGGCCCAGCGCGTCGAATCCGCTGTGACCGGCCGTTATAACGGCCCCGTCCGCATCGACGACATCCAAAGCCTGGTTGAGCATGAGCTGGTCAACGAACACCTGTACGACATCGCCAAGGCCTACACCTCCTATCGCCTGGATAAGGACATCAAGCGGGCCAAGGCCTCCGACGTGAACGAAGCCATCAAGAAGCTCATCAACAAGGATGAGAGCCTGGTGCGGGAGAACGCCAACAAGGACAGCAACGTCTACGCCACCCAGCGCGACCTGCTGGCCGGAACCGTCAGCAAGGCCTCCGCCATGAAGATGCTCCCCGCCGACGTAGCCAACGCCCACATGAAGGGCGATATCCACTTCCACGACGCCGACTACTCCCCCTTCACTCCTATGACCAACTGCTCCCTGCCCGATTTCGGCGACATGCTGCGCAACGGTTTCGAGCTGGGCAACGCCATGATGGACTCACCCAAGTCCATCGGCACCGCGGCCACTCAGATCACCCAGATCATCAAGGACATCGCCGGCAGCCAGTACGGCGGACAGACCGTCAACCGGGCCGATGAGATGCTGGCCGAGTACGCCCAGCTGGATTACCAGAAGCACCTGGACATGGCCGAAGCCGTCTTCCCCGATGACGAAGACTTGGACATCGCCCATACCGTCCTCGCCGGATTCAAGGCCCGCGAACCCAAGTGGCTCCACTTCGAGAACCGCGCCCCCCTGCCCATGGACGAGCCTTTCCATGACGATGTGGACAAGCTGCAGCAGATCCGCGAGATCTATGCCAAGATCATGACCCGCAAAAGCATCTACGACGCTATGCAGACCATGGAGTACCAGATCAATTCCAACCGCGTGAGCAACGGGCAGACCCCCTTCGTGACCGTCGGCTTTGGTCTGGGCACTGATTGGTTCGCCCGCGAGATCCAGCGCGCCATCTTCCTCATCCGTATCCGCGGACTGGGCAAGGACCGTCACACCGCCATCTTCCCCAAGCTGGTCTACACCATCAAGCATGGCCTCAACGACAAGCCCGGGACCCCCAACTACGACATGAAGGAAATGGCTCTGGAGTGCTCCACCAAGCGCATGTACCCGGACATCGTCTTCTATGAGAACATCGTGAAGATCACCGGCTCCTTCAAGGCCCCCATGGGCTGCCGCTCCTTCCTTCAGGGATGGATCGACCCCACCACCGGCGAAGACGTGGAAGATTCCCGTCTCAACTTGGGCGTGGTCACCGTGAACGTTCCTCGCATCGCCCTGGAATCCCATGGCGACAAGGACCGGTTCTGGAAGCTCTTCGACCAGCGTATGGAGGTCGCCCACGAAGCCCTGCAGTTCCGCATCAAGCGCTGCAAGGAAGCCACTCCCATCAACGCCCCTACCCTCTTCGAGCATGGCGCCTTCGGCCGCCTCAAGCCCACCGACAACGTGGACGTGCTCTTCCGCAACAGCCGCGCCACCATTTCCCTGGGTTACATCGGCCTCTACGAGACCACCGCCATGTTCTATGGCAAGGACTGGATGACCGACCATTCCTGGGATGAAGAAGGCAAAGAGTTCGCCCTCGAAGTGGTCCGCCGTATGCACAACCTCTGCGCGGATTGGGAAAAGGCCGAGGGTTACCACTACTCCGTCTACTCCACCCCCGCCGAGAGCCTGACCGACCGCTTCGCCCGCATGGACAAGGAGAAGTTCGGCTCCGTGGAAGGCGTGACCGATCATGACTTCTACACCAACTCCTTCCACTATCCCGTGTGGCTGCGCCCCACCCCCATGGAGAAGCTGTCTTACGAGCGTGACTTCCCCTACCTGGCCAACGGTGGGTTCATCAACTACTGCGAGTTCCCCTCCCTGCAGCAGAACCCCAAGGCCCTGGAAACGGTCTGGGACTACGCGCACAGCATCGGCATCGGCTACCTGGGGACCAACACCCCCATTGACCACTGCTTCGAATGCGGGTTCGAGGGCGACTTCGAACCTACCGAGAACGGTTTCAAGTGCCCCGAGTGCGGCAACGCCGACCCCGAGAAGTGCAACGTGACCAAGCGCACCTGCGGTTACCTGGGCAACCCGGTCCAGCGTCCCATGGTTCACGGCCGCCACGAAGAGATCGCCCACCGCGTGAAGCACATGGCCGGCGAAACCGGACACGTGACCTTGAGCGACGGCACCGCCAAGGAATGGTGGGACGACGCCAAGTAA